The Malus sylvestris chromosome 12, drMalSylv7.2, whole genome shotgun sequence genome contains a region encoding:
- the LOC126592250 gene encoding GLABRA2 expression modulator-like, with protein sequence PTLSQSLSFKDSVETVRNVFGRWRKSVGEPTKKVEDLAENTRKHLKTSPSFADPAMGRIAQGIKVLAEGGYEKIFRSTFETTPEEQLQNSFACYLSTSVQSWEFYMFLLQSLPIAVIIPFRTKMRAKSSSCSSVSLHNLQLHHHHSPENNAVMGYLQQPTWKKGITFRMC encoded by the coding sequence CCTACGCTCTCACAATCTCTCTCATTCAAAGATTCGGTGGAGACTGTGCGGAACGTGTTTGGGAGGTGGAGGAAGTCGGTGGGGGAACCTACGAAGAAGGTGGAGGATCTCGCCGAAAACACGAGGAAGCACTTAAAAACAAGCCCTAGTTTTGCTGATCCTGCCATGGGAAGAATTGCACAAGGAATAAAGGTTCTAGCAGAAGGTGGTTACGAGAAGATTTTTCGATCAACCTTTGAGACAACTCCCGAGGAGCAACTTCAAAATTCATTTGCATGTTACTTGTCCACATCAGTCCAGTCATGGGAGTTTTATATGTTTCTACTGCAAAGCTTGCCTATTGCAGTGATAATCCCATTTCGTACAAAGATGAGAGCCAAGTCTTCTTCTTGCTCTTCCGTATCTCTACACAATCTTCAACTGCATCATCATCACAGCCCTGAGAATAATGCAGTAATGGGTTATCTTCAACAACCCACTTGGAAAAAGGGAATAACTTTTCGCATGTGCTAA
- the LOC126592938 gene encoding PRA1 family protein A1-like: MDWGNVTAEDVIDALREVDWSSPPRPLSEFFSRFTIPRSSSKWNSRLKCNLYYYRTNYFLLIVLVLGLAFLRSPLALIAAVLTALSIAFLNDSFAGTFSEKVSRTVRQFSPHLAAKMRPPLTPVIRGRPSAKRAIFICGRPRWVFVMIFSSVSFILWFVSCGLLTVLWALAFGLLATLLHASFRTPNLKARLNTYREEFRAVWRNYSEL, translated from the exons ATGGATTGGGGCAACGTCACGGCGGAGGATGTGATCGACGCCCTCCGCGAGGTCGACTGGTCGTCTCCGCCGCGCCCTCTCTCTGAATTCTTCTCCAGGTTCACCATCCCCAGATCCTCCTCCAAATGGAATAGCCGCCTCAAATGCAATCTTTACTA CTACAGGACCAACTACTTCCTTTTGATCGTGCTAGTTCTTG GCTTGGCTTTTCTCCGGAGTCCACTCGCTCTTATTGCGGCTGTTCTTACTGCGCTCAGCATTGCGTTTCTCAATGACAG CTTTGCAGGTACCTTTAGTGAGAAAGTTTCAAGAACCGTGAGACAATTCTCTCCACATTTAGCTGCAAAAATGAGACCTCCCCTTAC GCCTGTAATTCGTGGACGTCCATCAGCTAAAAGAGCAATATTCATATGTGGTCGGCCTCGATGGGTGTTTGTCATGATATTCTCTTCTG TGAGTTTCATTCTATGGTTTGTCTCCTGTGGTCTCTTAACTGTGTTGTGGGCACTTGCTTTTGGACTTCTTG CCACTTTGTTGCATGCAAGCTTCCGAACACCAAACTTGAAAGCACGCCTGAACACTTACCGTGAGGAATTTCGTGCAGTTTGGCGCAACTATAGTGAGCTGTAG
- the LOC126592935 gene encoding serine/threonine-protein kinase ATG1c-like isoform X1, which produces MAQASGRGRVVGDYLVDRQIGSGSFSVVWHARHRVHGTEVAIKEIATGRLNKKLQESLLSEIFIMKKIDHPNIIRLHDIIEVPGKINLVLEYCRGGDLFMYIQRHGKVPEALAKHFMQQLVAGLQMLRDNNLIHRDLKPQNLLLSTNDNNSVLKIADFGFARSLQPRGLAETLCGSPLYMAPEIMQLQKYDAKADLWSVGAILFQLVTGRTPFTGNNQIQLLQNILKATELQFPSDSNNLSSECKELCQKLLRRNPVERLTFEEFFNHPFLSQQSPYSRSRRASRMADGLPTSEHNAMMNMEESSQEDCLPFLLDDDSSGPEGSPSFSRRRSSMKSTYGFSLDTKGDRREASPTTLYRYGSATRKENSSLRLDGHRPLDRNLTDPLRSVHQKPVNARSRVMDSLELIDQDYVLVSGPPVDLSSSSASASKPSPSLYKSQSLPRESLATSSSAPMPIMGAAANSNVCCIGSLDSQSSAPGTSLGSTDMGDALEQPSTHCMTRLSSLQQCVSALTELVHEKTQAGKHREAFSIQLVILAIWKQALHICHTQAASAMEGSPSQETTRFGTTSKKHNSPDMDESLDVNTQGPEDISSQIEREFLQEVEHAEELAKAIEPGHAEMPDAMETIFQSALAFGKNGGVDELMGNMESAAVFYTKAVRLLVFLLVEAPLLILNPPFSLTNSDRYRLRNYIGILNNRQGYSRSQRMAILKCEEQQCPP; this is translated from the exons ATGGCTCAGGCGTCCGGGAGGGGGAGGGTCGTCGGGGACTATCTAGTGGATCGGCAAATCGGGTCGGGTTCGTTCTCGGTGGTTTGGCACGCGCGTCACCGGGTCCACGGGACGGAGGTGGCGATTAAGGAGATCGCGACTGGGCGGCTGAACAAGAAGTTGCAGGAGAGTCTGTTGTCGGAGATTTTCATAATGAAGAAGATTGACCACCCGAATATTATTCGGTTGCACGATATTATAGAG GTTCCTGGGAAGATAAATCTTGTCTTAGAGTATTGCAGAGGTGGCGATCTTTTTATGTATATTCAACGTCATGGCAAAGTGCCTGAAGCTCTTGCAAAACACTTCATGCAGCAGCTAG TGGCAGGTCTACAAATGCTTCGTGACAACAATCTTATACATCGGGATCTCAAGCCACAG AATCTCTTGCTGTCCACCAATGACAACAATTCAGTCTTGAAGATTGCAGATTTTGGATTTGCAAG ATCTCTGCAACCTCGAGGCCTTGCTGAAACCTTGTGTGGTTCACCACTTTACATGGCTCCAGAGATAATGCAACTTCAAAAATATGATGCAAAG GCAGATCTCTGGAGTGTTGGTGCAATTTTATTTCAACTTGTAACTGGGAGAACCCCATTTACAGGAAACAATCAAATACAG TTGCTTCAGAACATACTGAAAGCAACTGAGTTGCAGTTCCCTTCAGATAGCAACAATTTGAGTTCAGAGTGCAAGGAATTGTGTCAGAAATTGTTACGCCGCAATCCGG TGGAACGCCTAACATTTGAAGAGTTCTTTAATCACCCATTTCTTTCTCAACAGTCACCATATTCAAG GAGTAGGAGGGCATCAAGAATGGCAGATGGACTTCCTACATCTGAACACAATGCAATGATGAACATGGAGGAAAGTTCTCAAGAGGATTGTCTGCCTTTCCTTTTAGATGATGATTCCAGTGGCCCTGAGGGGAGCCCATCCTTTTCACGGAGGAGGTCCTCGATGAAGTCCACTTATGGATTTTCTCTCGATACAAAAGGTGATAGACGGGAAGCATCACCTACCACTTTGTACAGATATGGCAGTGCAACACGTAAAGAAAATTCTAGTCTTAGGTTGGACGGCCATAGACCATTAGATAGAAATCTAACTGACCCTCTAAGATCTGTGCACCAAAAACCAGTGAATGCTCGATCAAGAG TTATGGATTCACTGGAGTTGATTGATCAAGATTATGTTCTTGTGTCTGGACCTCCAGTTGATTTGTCTTCTTCCTCAGCTAGTGCTTCCAAACCAAGCCCTTCTTTATACAAATCACAGAGTCTCCCTCGAGAATCATTAGCCACCTCGTCAAGTGCCCCAATGCCAATCATGGGTGCAGCAGCTAATAGTAACGTGTGTTGCATAGGAAGCTTGGATAGTCAGAGTTCTGCTCCAGGGACGTCATTAGGATCAACGGATATGGGAGATGCGTTGGAGCAGCCATCAACACACTGCATGACAAGGCTTAGTTCGTTGCAGCAATGTGTGTCTGCTCTTACTGAATTAGTTCATGAAAAG ACGCAGGCAGGGAAGCATCGAGAAGCATTCTCAATTCAGCTCGTAATTCTTGCAATTTGGAAGCAAGCTCTTCATATATGCCATACACAGGCTGCCTCAGCTATGGAAGGAAGTCCGAGTCAAGAAACTACAAGATTTGGGACCACCAGCAAGAAGCATAATAGTCCTGATATGGACGAAAGCCTTGATGTTAACACTCAAGGACCTGAAGATATTTCCTCTCAGATTGAGCGGGAATTTCTCCAAGAAGTTGAGCATGCAGAGGAACTTGCAAAGGCTATTGAGCCCG GACATGCAGAGATGCCAGATGCAATGGAGACAATATTTCAATCTGCTCTGGCTTTCGGGAAAAATGGGGGC GTTGATGAGCTAATGGGTAACATGGAAAGTGCGGCAGTGTTCTATACAAAGGCTGTGCGCCTCTTGGTCTTTCTTCTAGTCGAAGCACCATTGCTCATTCTCAACCCGCCATTCTCCCTGACAAACTCTGACCGTTATAGGCTTCGAAATTACATTGGCATACTTAATAACAGGCAAGGTTACTCAAGGTCTCAGCGGATGGCGATTTTGAAGTGCGAGGAACAACAATGCCCGCCTTAG
- the LOC126592935 gene encoding serine/threonine-protein kinase ATG1c-like isoform X2 produces MAPEIMQLQKYDAKADLWSVGAILFQLVTGRTPFTGNNQIQLLQNILKATELQFPSDSNNLSSECKELCQKLLRRNPVERLTFEEFFNHPFLSQQSPYSRSRRASRMADGLPTSEHNAMMNMEESSQEDCLPFLLDDDSSGPEGSPSFSRRRSSMKSTYGFSLDTKGDRREASPTTLYRYGSATRKENSSLRLDGHRPLDRNLTDPLRSVHQKPVNARSRVMDSLELIDQDYVLVSGPPVDLSSSSASASKPSPSLYKSQSLPRESLATSSSAPMPIMGAAANSNVCCIGSLDSQSSAPGTSLGSTDMGDALEQPSTHCMTRLSSLQQCVSALTELVHEKTQAGKHREAFSIQLVILAIWKQALHICHTQAASAMEGSPSQETTRFGTTSKKHNSPDMDESLDVNTQGPEDISSQIEREFLQEVEHAEELAKAIEPGHAEMPDAMETIFQSALAFGKNGGVDELMGNMESAAVFYTKAVRLLVFLLVEAPLLILNPPFSLTNSDRYRLRNYIGILNNRQGYSRSQRMAILKCEEQQCPP; encoded by the exons ATGGCTCCAGAGATAATGCAACTTCAAAAATATGATGCAAAG GCAGATCTCTGGAGTGTTGGTGCAATTTTATTTCAACTTGTAACTGGGAGAACCCCATTTACAGGAAACAATCAAATACAG TTGCTTCAGAACATACTGAAAGCAACTGAGTTGCAGTTCCCTTCAGATAGCAACAATTTGAGTTCAGAGTGCAAGGAATTGTGTCAGAAATTGTTACGCCGCAATCCGG TGGAACGCCTAACATTTGAAGAGTTCTTTAATCACCCATTTCTTTCTCAACAGTCACCATATTCAAG GAGTAGGAGGGCATCAAGAATGGCAGATGGACTTCCTACATCTGAACACAATGCAATGATGAACATGGAGGAAAGTTCTCAAGAGGATTGTCTGCCTTTCCTTTTAGATGATGATTCCAGTGGCCCTGAGGGGAGCCCATCCTTTTCACGGAGGAGGTCCTCGATGAAGTCCACTTATGGATTTTCTCTCGATACAAAAGGTGATAGACGGGAAGCATCACCTACCACTTTGTACAGATATGGCAGTGCAACACGTAAAGAAAATTCTAGTCTTAGGTTGGACGGCCATAGACCATTAGATAGAAATCTAACTGACCCTCTAAGATCTGTGCACCAAAAACCAGTGAATGCTCGATCAAGAG TTATGGATTCACTGGAGTTGATTGATCAAGATTATGTTCTTGTGTCTGGACCTCCAGTTGATTTGTCTTCTTCCTCAGCTAGTGCTTCCAAACCAAGCCCTTCTTTATACAAATCACAGAGTCTCCCTCGAGAATCATTAGCCACCTCGTCAAGTGCCCCAATGCCAATCATGGGTGCAGCAGCTAATAGTAACGTGTGTTGCATAGGAAGCTTGGATAGTCAGAGTTCTGCTCCAGGGACGTCATTAGGATCAACGGATATGGGAGATGCGTTGGAGCAGCCATCAACACACTGCATGACAAGGCTTAGTTCGTTGCAGCAATGTGTGTCTGCTCTTACTGAATTAGTTCATGAAAAG ACGCAGGCAGGGAAGCATCGAGAAGCATTCTCAATTCAGCTCGTAATTCTTGCAATTTGGAAGCAAGCTCTTCATATATGCCATACACAGGCTGCCTCAGCTATGGAAGGAAGTCCGAGTCAAGAAACTACAAGATTTGGGACCACCAGCAAGAAGCATAATAGTCCTGATATGGACGAAAGCCTTGATGTTAACACTCAAGGACCTGAAGATATTTCCTCTCAGATTGAGCGGGAATTTCTCCAAGAAGTTGAGCATGCAGAGGAACTTGCAAAGGCTATTGAGCCCG GACATGCAGAGATGCCAGATGCAATGGAGACAATATTTCAATCTGCTCTGGCTTTCGGGAAAAATGGGGGC GTTGATGAGCTAATGGGTAACATGGAAAGTGCGGCAGTGTTCTATACAAAGGCTGTGCGCCTCTTGGTCTTTCTTCTAGTCGAAGCACCATTGCTCATTCTCAACCCGCCATTCTCCCTGACAAACTCTGACCGTTATAGGCTTCGAAATTACATTGGCATACTTAATAACAGGCAAGGTTACTCAAGGTCTCAGCGGATGGCGATTTTGAAGTGCGAGGAACAACAATGCCCGCCTTAG
- the LOC126592933 gene encoding putative receptor protein kinase ZmPK1, whose product MEVLKLLVLSLFAATVGWSQAGFTGLQSLRPGSSLIVEEEGDFLVSPNGTFSAGFYRIGSNSSCYSIWFTKSANKTVVWMANRDRPVSVRGSKLTFHRNGNLVLTDGVGSIIWSTNTISNTGLEARLLETGNLVLLNQEKKVIWQSFDFPTDTLLPSQKFVKNTTLVSMRSQGTYLSGFYNFKFDDNNVLYLIYNGALLSSVYWPRTDLTVFQSGRTPYNSSRLAILDEAGQFISSDNLKFNASDYGVGPKRRLTMDYDGILRLYSLNESSGVWELSWLPDGVDACLVHGLCGEYGVCTYKPQPTCACPHGFTRNDPSDGSKGCSPVFNLSHDSNNSEFMELPNTDYYGYDLETYSPKVSFQECQKSCQNDTRCKGFGYTLDGLGHCFPKSLLLNGFSMPNTLQIMHIKIPKGFLSNEVLNGLVTYDLNCSAAQVVLQSSDVEVEKGNKNRYMDYLIGFVSSFAVIEAICIGLTWWYIFRKQAKEEFVNMGYIALAMGFKRFTYAELKKATNNFKQEVGRGGFGTVYKGVLDDERVVAVKRLDGVLQGDAEFWAEVSVIGNINHRNLVKLWGFCADNQHKLLVYEYLENGSLDKILFSDVELGLEQRYKIAVGTAKGLSYLHEECLEWVLHCDVKPQNILLDDQLEPKVADFGMSKLFTDIHGIKDMQGMGFSKARGTRGYMAPEWMLNLNIDAKADVYSYGIVLLELLSGKSASILISALAKEYNECNQLVQFVTEKIKKEGLKQVIDQRLLPEFESNKLERLMKVALLCVHEDRNARPAMSKVVEILLENIE is encoded by the coding sequence ATGGAAGTTCTCAAACTTCTTGTTCTTTCGCTGTTTGCAGCCACGGTTGGTTGGAGTCAAGCGGGGTTCACAGGGCTGCAAAGCCTAAGGCCGGGGAGCTCTTTGATAGTTGAGGAAGAAGGTGACTTCTTGGTTTCGCCCAACGGAACTTTCTCCGCTGGATTTTACCGCATTGGCAGCAATTCATCTTGTTATTCAATATGGTTCACAAAATCAGCAAATAAAACAGTGGTTTGGATGGCGAATAGAGACAGACCGGTCAGCGTACGAGGATCCAAGCTAACCTTCCACAGAAATGGCAACCTGGTCTTGACTGATGGGGTTGGATCGATTATATGGTCAACCAACACTATCTCCAACACGGGCTTGGAAGCACGGCTTCTTGAGACTGGAAACTTGGTGCTGCTCAACCAAGAAAAGAAGGTCATCTGGCAGAGTTTTGATTTTCCCACGGATACACTTCTACCGTCACAGAAATTTGTCAAGAACACAACCTTGGTGTCTATGAGAAGTCAAGGTACATACTTATCTGGATTTTACAACTTCAAATTTGACGATAATAATGTACTATATCTCATATACAATGGCGCTCTACTTTCAAGTGTTTATTGGCCAAGGACGGACCTAACTGTTTTCCAGAGTGGTAGAACACCTTACAATAGTTCTAGACTAGCAATTCTGGATGAGGCCGGACAATTTATATCGAGTGACAATTTGAAGTTCAATGCATCTGATTACGGGGTTGGTCCAAAACGCCGTTTAACAATGGATTATGATGGCATCTTGAGGTTGTACAGTCTAAATGAATCATCCGGGGTTTGGGAACTGTCATGGTTGCCTGATGGTGTCGATGCGTGCTTGGTTCACGGCTTGTGTGGTGAATACGGTGTTTGCACTTACAAACCACAACCTACTTGTGCTTGCCCTCATGGTTTCACTAGAAACGATCCTTCAGATGGGTCAAAAGGCTGCTCGCCAGTGTTCAATTTGAGCCATGATTCAAACAATTCAGAATTCATGGAGCTTCCCAACACAGATTACTATGGATATGACTTGGAAACTTATTCTCCCAAAGTTTCTTTTCAAGAATGCCAGAAATCGTGCCAAAACGATACAAGATGTAAAGGGTTCGGATATACTCTGGATGGACTTGGACATTGTTTCCCTAAAAGTTTACTCCTTAACGGATTTAGTATGccaaacactctccaaatcATGCATATCAAAATTCCGAAGGGCTTTCTGAGCAATGAAGTCCTAAACGGGCTAGTAACATATGATTTGAACTGTTCAGCGGCACAAGTTGTTCTCCAAAGTAGTGATGTTGAAGTGGAAAAGGGAAATAAAAATCGGTACATGGATTACCTGATTGGTTTTGTGAGCTCATTTGCGGTAATTGAAGCAATCTGCATTGGCTTGACATGGTGGTACATCTTCCGAAAGCAGGCTAAAGAGGAATTTGTGAACATGGGTTACATAGCATTAGCCATGGGATTCAAGCGCTTCACGTACGCAGAACTAAAAAAAGCAACCAATAATTTCAAGCAGGAGGTAGGAAGAGGAGGCTTTGGAACCGTGTATAAAGGGGTCCTAGACGACGAAAGAGTTGTAGCTGTGAAGAGACTAGATGGTGTCTTGCAAGGAGATGCAGAGTTTTGGGCAGAGGTGAGTGTGATAGGGAATATCAATCACCGAAACTTGGTTAAACTGTGGGGTTTCTGCGCGGACAATCAGCATAAGCTTCTCGTCTATGAGTACCTTGAGAATGGATCATTGGACAAAATCTTGTTCTCAGATGTGGAACTAGGATTGGAGCAGAGATACAAGATTGCGGTAGGCACTGCAAAGGGCTTGTCGTATTTACATGAGGAGTGCCTTGAGTGGGTGCTCCACTGCGATGTAAAGCCTCAAAACATACTGTTAGATGATCAGCTTGAACCTAAAGTGGCAGACTTTGGGATGTCAAAGCTATTCACAGATATCCATGGCATCAAAGACATGCAAGGGATGGGATTTTCAAAAGCGCGGGGCACCAGAGGTTATATGGCTCCGGAGTGGATGTTGAACCTGAACATTGATGCCAAGGCGGATGTGTACAGCTATGGGATTGTTTTGCTGGAACTTCTGAGTGGAAAGAGCGCTTCGATTCTCATTTCAGCGCTTGCCAAAGAGTACAATGAGTGCAACCAACTGGTTCAATTTGTGactgaaaagataaaaaaagaaGGGCTTAAGCAAGTGATTGACCAGAGACTACTGCCTGAATTCGAATCGAACAAGCTCGAAAGATTGATGAAAGTTGCTCTGTTGTGTGTTCACGAGGACCGCAATGCAAGGCCAGCCATGAGTAAGGTTGTCGAGATTCTGCTTGAAAATATTGAGTGA